A region from the Spirochaeta thermophila DSM 6192 genome encodes:
- a CDS encoding TetR/AcrR family transcriptional regulator, with the protein MKHRSVKVETPSTQERILLATIECVEEYGLPHVTTRKIAEKAGVNVAAINYYFRSKERLLEEAMRVTIRNSFEDARTVLQEDERPAGERLRRVMEELFEGGFRFPRITQAHLYTLFTEGRFAYPFQEEGMRAFFQALIDTLAQTAPHVREEKRRHLAAVLASAVFMPFVLPPVFELILGKPIDEEVRKEYLETVFELLTRADLIRDDHSREG; encoded by the coding sequence TTGAAACACAGGAGCGTAAAGGTGGAAACCCCCTCGACCCAGGAACGAATCCTCCTCGCCACGATCGAATGCGTCGAAGAGTACGGACTTCCCCACGTCACCACGAGGAAGATCGCGGAGAAAGCGGGGGTGAACGTCGCTGCCATCAACTACTATTTTCGTTCAAAGGAGAGGCTTCTGGAAGAGGCCATGCGGGTCACCATACGGAACTCGTTCGAGGATGCGCGCACTGTCCTTCAGGAGGATGAACGTCCGGCCGGGGAGCGACTGAGACGGGTGATGGAAGAGCTCTTCGAGGGGGGGTTCCGCTTCCCCAGGATCACGCAGGCCCATCTCTACACCCTCTTCACGGAAGGCAGGTTCGCCTACCCCTTCCAGGAGGAGGGCATGCGCGCCTTCTTCCAGGCCCTCATCGATACCCTCGCCCAGACGGCCCCTCACGTACGCGAGGAGAAGAGGCGTCACCTCGCGGCCGTCCTCGCGAGCGCGGTCTTCATGCCCTTCGTGCTCCCTCCGGTCTTCGAGCTCATACTCGGGAAACCCATAGACGAAGAGGTCCGCAAGGAGTACTTGGAGACGGTCTTCGAGCTCCTCACCCGGGCAGACCTCATTCGGGACGATCACTCCCGGGAGGGATGA
- a CDS encoding FMN-binding protein, producing MRVRRALSAVVGVLLLTAAGCGPERIVLSGLADGRYEVVLSDRRVYGYVPYMVLEVRGGRIAAVEYDERDPRTGRSKTGDEAQNREMMRLSGREWGEVVEELEGLVLKAGSELSLDAVSGATRTSDAFREALVRALEEARGGASE from the coding sequence ATGCGCGTCCGTAGGGCCTTGTCCGCAGTGGTGGGGGTGCTGCTTCTCACGGCCGCGGGGTGTGGCCCGGAGCGCATCGTGCTCTCGGGCCTCGCGGACGGCCGGTACGAGGTGGTGCTCTCCGATCGCAGGGTGTACGGCTATGTGCCCTATATGGTGCTGGAGGTGAGAGGTGGACGGATCGCGGCGGTGGAGTACGACGAGCGGGACCCCCGCACCGGTCGTTCGAAGACGGGCGATGAAGCGCAGAACCGGGAGATGATGCGTCTGAGCGGAAGGGAATGGGGCGAGGTGGTGGAGGAGCTGGAGGGGCTCGTGCTCAAGGCAGGGAGCGAGCTCAGTCTGGATGCGGTGAGCGGGGCTACGAGGACCTCGGATGCCTTCCGGGAGGCGCTGGTGAGGGCGCTGGAGGAGGCGCGGGGAGGCGCCTCCGAGTAA
- a CDS encoding ABC transporter permease, which translates to MVRSRANRWGRNLAVFAGFVVKALVNQRNRTGVILLSLVVGAAVFSAVSLVTLDVPEKMSRELRNFGANVLIVPAEGMTEVPEDRVGEVVSSFPGEALVGWSPLLYGKVRLDLGEAMLAGGRFPDMRKVFPYWQVEGSWIGVPFDDRNVMVGSRLAEAMELEVGDEVVLYGGDRATRWRMRVKGIVETGGEEELQLFVNIEVARAVLDRAEGVDLAALSVDTHAVDLESHLGRIQERFSDVQVKPVLQIARSEGAVLEKVRGLFVVVAAVMMLIVVICVMTTLIAVISERRYEIALMRAIGAELSHVVRRFVAELLVLSSSGALVGVVLGWGIAQWIGRSVFGTWIDLEAVILPSTLVLTGLVALVAAFPALWIAGRIDPARILKNE; encoded by the coding sequence ATGGTTCGAAGTAGGGCGAACAGATGGGGGCGGAACCTCGCGGTCTTCGCCGGGTTCGTCGTCAAGGCCCTCGTCAACCAGCGCAACAGGACCGGCGTGATCCTCCTCTCCCTGGTGGTGGGAGCCGCGGTCTTCTCCGCCGTCTCTCTCGTGACGCTCGACGTTCCCGAGAAGATGAGCCGCGAACTGAGGAACTTCGGGGCGAACGTCCTCATCGTCCCTGCAGAGGGGATGACCGAGGTCCCGGAGGATCGCGTGGGAGAGGTCGTCTCCTCGTTTCCCGGGGAGGCCCTGGTGGGGTGGAGCCCGCTCCTGTACGGCAAGGTGCGTCTCGATCTGGGCGAGGCGATGCTCGCGGGTGGAAGATTCCCCGACATGAGGAAGGTCTTCCCCTACTGGCAGGTCGAGGGCTCCTGGATCGGTGTGCCCTTCGACGACCGGAACGTCATGGTGGGCTCTCGTCTCGCCGAGGCGATGGAGCTCGAGGTGGGGGATGAGGTCGTCCTCTACGGCGGGGACCGGGCAACACGATGGCGCATGCGTGTGAAGGGGATCGTCGAGACGGGCGGGGAAGAGGAGCTTCAGCTCTTCGTGAACATCGAGGTGGCGAGGGCCGTGCTCGACCGGGCCGAGGGCGTGGATCTCGCTGCCCTGAGCGTGGATACCCACGCGGTGGACCTCGAGTCCCATCTCGGACGGATCCAGGAGCGATTCTCCGACGTGCAGGTGAAACCCGTCCTGCAGATCGCCCGGTCCGAGGGTGCGGTGCTCGAGAAGGTCCGCGGCCTCTTCGTGGTGGTGGCGGCGGTGATGATGCTCATCGTGGTCATCTGTGTGATGACCACCCTCATCGCGGTGATCTCGGAGCGCCGGTACGAGATCGCCCTCATGCGGGCCATAGGGGCCGAGCTCTCCCATGTGGTGAGGAGGTTCGTCGCGGAACTCCTGGTGCTCTCGTCTTCTGGTGCCCTCGTGGGGGTGGTGCTGGGGTGGGGGATCGCCCAGTGGATAGGACGTTCGGTGTTCGGCACGTGGATCGATCTCGAGGCGGTGATACTCCCCTCGACCCTGGTGCTCACCGGTCTGGTGGCCCTCGTGGCCGCCTTTCCCGCCCTCTGGATCGCGGGCCGAATCGACCCGGCCCGCATCCTCAAGAACGAGTAG
- a CDS encoding SDR family NAD(P)-dependent oxidoreductase, whose protein sequence is MAYALVTGASRGLGRAFAEELAKRGFDLLLVSLPGERLPQVADSLRRRYGIDVDALEGDITCSETRARIRRILSRYGHLSVAVNNAGYGHPGPFDVWDVEEWEVMLRLNVEATSALSHLVVPFLERGRPSFLLNVASLAGFFPMPFFGVYASSKSYVLHFTLALREELKTKGITVGVLCPGGVLTNARSIEEVRAQGLAGRLSSFPPHRVASYALEALFKGKALIIPGWFNRFLVKISSVVPKELVAAVTGIRWRYVAHRMFHPARCSWRRRIPHPSRE, encoded by the coding sequence ATGGCCTATGCCTTGGTGACGGGTGCGAGCAGGGGATTGGGGCGGGCCTTTGCCGAGGAACTCGCAAAGCGAGGGTTCGATCTCCTCCTCGTATCGCTTCCGGGTGAAAGGCTCCCGCAGGTTGCCGACTCGCTCAGGAGACGGTACGGCATCGATGTGGACGCACTGGAGGGGGACATCACCTGCTCGGAGACGCGCGCACGTATACGGCGCATCCTCTCCCGGTATGGACATCTCAGCGTGGCGGTGAACAACGCAGGGTATGGGCATCCGGGTCCCTTCGATGTGTGGGATGTGGAGGAGTGGGAGGTCATGCTCCGGCTCAACGTGGAGGCCACGAGCGCCCTCTCTCACCTGGTGGTACCCTTTCTGGAGAGGGGGCGTCCTTCGTTCCTCCTCAATGTGGCGTCCCTCGCGGGATTCTTCCCCATGCCGTTCTTCGGCGTGTATGCCTCCTCCAAGAGCTATGTGCTCCACTTCACCTTGGCCTTGAGGGAGGAACTCAAGACAAAGGGGATCACCGTGGGGGTGTTGTGTCCCGGGGGGGTGCTCACGAACGCGCGCTCGATCGAGGAGGTACGCGCCCAGGGGCTTGCCGGTCGGCTCTCGAGCTTTCCTCCTCACAGGGTGGCATCCTATGCCCTCGAGGCACTCTTCAAGGGAAAGGCGCTCATCATACCGGGCTGGTTCAACCGCTTCCTGGTGAAGATCTCCTCGGTGGTTCCGAAGGAACTCGTCGCCGCGGTCACGGGGATACGATGGCGGTACGTGGCACACCGCATGTTCCACCCCGCCCGCTGCTCATGGAGGAGACGGATCCCTCATCCCTCCCGGGAGTGA
- a CDS encoding M28 family metallopeptidase: protein MAPRVVPDHIEVKRIKALLEEWIRRFPARLPGTPGCEEAGEAIEEAFRRAGVKAWRESFVCSPDAFMGYHVYVFLLYAVGVVFLAYGWSLAAGPCFLAALAMDLGEFVLFLPVVDRLFPRKVCRNVIAEIPAAKEEHLVVYVCAHHDAARELPYLKRRQVLYPLKVLGGEAFTLGAALCALGVGLGWWTLGPGWVVFFVLGIPFLFQRATFVFRHGVPGAGDNLVACAMLVELARLYARRPPQYLTLRLVSFDAEESGLRGSAAFVRRHRDELRGKAAVVLNIDSIYRREDLQILVSDINGLLPLSGELASAVARWAEEEGVGLPVRRMTFGGGGTDAASFARAGIPAVSFIGIANRMIRRRLVYHTMADLPPAVEDEAVRDLMRVLLVGLRRLDEEGYAVYKEGETVPKGGRDEGATRDRRGGVRG, encoded by the coding sequence ATGGCTCCACGTGTGGTACCCGATCACATCGAGGTGAAGCGGATCAAGGCCCTGCTCGAGGAGTGGATACGCAGGTTTCCCGCGCGGCTTCCCGGCACGCCGGGGTGCGAGGAGGCAGGAGAGGCGATCGAGGAGGCCTTCCGCCGGGCGGGGGTGAAGGCCTGGAGGGAGTCGTTCGTCTGCAGTCCGGACGCCTTCATGGGCTACCATGTGTACGTCTTCCTCCTCTATGCGGTGGGGGTGGTGTTCCTGGCCTATGGCTGGTCGCTTGCCGCGGGGCCCTGCTTTCTCGCGGCTCTCGCCATGGACCTCGGCGAGTTCGTCCTCTTCCTCCCTGTGGTGGACAGGCTCTTCCCCCGTAAGGTGTGCAGGAACGTGATCGCCGAGATCCCTGCGGCGAAGGAGGAGCACCTGGTGGTCTACGTGTGCGCGCACCACGATGCAGCCCGCGAGCTCCCTTACCTCAAGCGGAGGCAGGTCCTCTACCCCCTCAAGGTCCTCGGAGGCGAGGCCTTCACCCTTGGGGCGGCGCTCTGTGCCCTGGGCGTGGGGCTCGGGTGGTGGACCCTCGGCCCCGGATGGGTCGTCTTCTTCGTCCTGGGTATACCCTTCCTCTTCCAGCGTGCGACCTTCGTCTTCCGGCACGGGGTGCCGGGGGCGGGCGACAACCTCGTCGCCTGTGCCATGCTGGTGGAGCTCGCCCGGCTCTATGCCCGAAGGCCACCACAGTACCTCACGCTCCGCCTCGTGAGCTTCGACGCCGAGGAGTCGGGCCTTCGGGGTTCGGCGGCCTTTGTACGACGGCACCGGGATGAGCTCCGGGGGAAGGCCGCGGTGGTCCTCAACATCGACAGCATCTACCGGAGGGAGGACCTGCAGATCCTCGTCTCCGATATCAACGGGCTCCTCCCCCTCTCCGGGGAGCTCGCCTCCGCGGTGGCCAGGTGGGCCGAGGAGGAAGGGGTGGGGCTCCCTGTGCGGCGGATGACCTTTGGGGGAGGGGGCACGGATGCGGCCTCCTTTGCCCGAGCGGGGATCCCTGCGGTCTCGTTCATAGGGATCGCGAACCGGATGATACGGCGGAGGCTCGTCTACCACACCATGGCCGACCTGCCCCCTGCGGTGGAGGATGAGGCGGTGAGGGACCTCATGAGGGTGCTCCTCGTGGGCCTCCGAAGGCTTGATGAGGAGGGGTATGCCGTCTATAAGGAAGGGGAAACCGTGCCGAAAGGAGGACGCGATGAAGGTGCGACTCGTGATAGACGAGGAGGTGTTCGAGGCTGA
- a CDS encoding SDR family NAD(P)-dependent oxidoreductase, with protein sequence MDARYALVTGATGGIGRHLVWELLERGWTVAGTARNRTRSTELIAWLESQGVETSRLTMYEVDLASQEAIRRWAGEFSPPSLDLLIHNAGIYTSKKMLSPEGIELQFAVNHLAPFLITHLLLPLLARSHQDGRILVVSSGSHAQGRIHWRNLNLTFYHGLVAYGQSKLANVLFVYELERRLRAQDLPITACAMDPGLVDTDMGFKHTSPISRLVWYFRRKKGVSPEFSARSIVKVGCEIPFEEIGGKYWKFGRPLPSSRRSYREEDARRLWEISERLTGIGSFFEPTAS encoded by the coding sequence ATGGACGCTCGCTACGCACTCGTCACAGGAGCCACAGGCGGAATAGGCCGCCACCTCGTCTGGGAACTCCTCGAAAGGGGGTGGACCGTGGCGGGCACGGCGAGAAACCGGACACGAAGCACGGAACTCATCGCGTGGCTCGAGAGCCAGGGGGTCGAGACCTCACGCCTCACCATGTACGAGGTGGATCTCGCCTCCCAGGAGGCGATCCGCCGGTGGGCCGGGGAATTCTCCCCACCCTCCCTCGACCTTCTCATCCACAACGCCGGGATCTACACCTCGAAAAAGATGCTCTCACCCGAGGGGATAGAGCTCCAGTTCGCGGTGAACCACCTCGCGCCATTCCTCATCACCCACCTCCTCCTCCCGCTCCTCGCGAGATCCCACCAGGACGGCCGGATCCTGGTGGTGAGCTCCGGCTCCCATGCCCAGGGCCGCATCCACTGGCGGAACCTCAACCTCACCTTTTATCACGGGCTGGTCGCCTACGGGCAATCAAAGCTCGCGAACGTCCTCTTCGTCTACGAGCTCGAACGGCGTCTCAGGGCGCAAGACCTCCCCATCACCGCATGTGCGATGGATCCGGGCCTGGTCGACACCGATATGGGCTTCAAACACACATCTCCGATCTCACGGCTCGTGTGGTACTTCAGGCGCAAGAAAGGGGTGAGCCCGGAGTTCTCTGCCCGGTCCATCGTAAAGGTAGGATGCGAGATCCCTTTCGAAGAGATCGGGGGGAAGTACTGGAAGTTCGGGAGGCCTCTCCCCTCCTCCCGCAGGTCGTACCGGGAGGAGGATGCCCGCCGTCTCTGGGAGATCTCGGAACGCCTCACCGGAATCGGCTCATTCTTCGAGCCCACCGCCTCGTGA
- a CDS encoding ABC transporter ATP-binding protein gives MRCVLELKDITRSYGSIDALDRLSLRVEEGEWLAIMGPSGAGKTTLLNILALLDTPTSGEYILDGSKTASLSEHERAVLRREKIGLVFQQFHLVPYLTALENVMVAQYYHSMADRREAEAVLRKVGLGERLSHRPSQLSGGEKQRVCIARALVNEPALLLADEPTGNLDERNEGIVLDLFRALKREGRTIIMVTHNPNLAKEADRIVYLNHGRISPVNPFVEEVVDARP, from the coding sequence ATGCGTTGCGTTCTGGAGCTCAAGGATATCACCCGATCGTACGGGTCGATCGATGCCCTCGACCGGCTCTCCCTCCGGGTGGAGGAAGGGGAGTGGCTCGCGATCATGGGGCCCTCCGGTGCAGGAAAGACCACGCTTCTCAACATACTCGCCCTCCTCGACACCCCCACCTCGGGGGAGTACATCCTCGATGGGAGCAAGACCGCCAGCCTCTCGGAACACGAACGGGCCGTGCTTCGGAGGGAGAAGATAGGGTTGGTGTTCCAGCAGTTCCATCTGGTGCCCTACCTCACCGCCCTGGAGAACGTGATGGTCGCCCAGTACTATCACAGTATGGCCGATCGGAGGGAAGCGGAGGCGGTGTTGAGGAAGGTGGGGCTCGGTGAGCGCCTCTCCCACAGGCCGTCCCAGCTCTCCGGAGGCGAGAAGCAGCGGGTCTGCATCGCCCGTGCACTGGTCAACGAGCCTGCGCTCCTCCTCGCGGACGAGCCCACCGGGAACCTCGACGAGAGGAACGAGGGGATCGTGCTCGACCTCTTCCGCGCGCTCAAACGGGAGGGGCGGACCATCATCATGGTGACCCACAACCCCAATCTGGCGAAGGAGGCGGACCGCATCGTGTACCTCAACCACGGCAGGATATCGCCCGTGAATCCCTTTGTGGAGGAGGTGGTGGATGCGCGTCCGTAG
- a CDS encoding ABC transporter permease, giving the protein MQGRIIAGSFLRDPGKKVLAGVTMLFASALVSLLLNLTMDIGDKMARELSSYGANLLVTPRTRSTGLRIGSVAYNPFEDVAFLEESDLPKIKSIFWRHNITAFAPFLESTAALSNGASVPLVGTYFYRSIPVPGGRTFSTGVKTLYRFWEVEGRFPEDEAEMVEVLVGTSLARRLGVRPGEVLTLEDGGSLLVTGILASGGEEDEVILAPLSFVQRHAGLEGKVSYVRVAALTTPEDALARRARRDPGSLTDREWDLWYCTAYVGAIAYQLEEAIPNARVSPVWQVAAGQGEIMTKVQFFLGVITIVATIAAALGISSIMTTVVLERSREIGLMKALGAPRFLILSQFYVEAGVIGLLGGAMGWALGYGMSGVLSLQLFGRGVGFRPVAIPLVLLTSLFCSLFGTWFPSRMIERIRPAEVLHGSK; this is encoded by the coding sequence ATGCAAGGACGGATCATCGCGGGATCCTTCTTGAGGGATCCCGGCAAGAAGGTGCTCGCAGGCGTGACGATGCTCTTCGCCTCGGCGCTCGTCTCGTTGCTCCTCAATCTCACGATGGACATCGGGGACAAGATGGCGAGGGAGCTCTCCTCCTATGGGGCGAATCTGCTCGTCACCCCCCGTACGCGCTCCACGGGTCTCAGGATAGGGAGCGTGGCATACAATCCGTTTGAGGATGTGGCATTCCTCGAAGAGTCCGACCTCCCGAAGATCAAGAGTATCTTCTGGCGGCACAACATCACCGCCTTCGCCCCCTTCCTCGAGAGTACGGCCGCCCTGTCGAACGGGGCTTCGGTGCCCCTGGTCGGCACCTACTTCTACAGGTCGATACCGGTCCCGGGTGGCCGTACCTTCTCCACAGGGGTGAAGACCCTCTACCGCTTCTGGGAGGTGGAAGGGAGGTTTCCGGAGGACGAGGCGGAGATGGTGGAGGTGCTGGTCGGGACGTCCCTCGCGCGTCGGCTCGGGGTCCGGCCTGGGGAGGTCCTCACACTGGAGGATGGTGGATCCCTCCTGGTCACGGGCATCCTGGCATCGGGAGGGGAGGAGGACGAGGTGATACTCGCTCCGCTCTCCTTTGTGCAGCGACATGCAGGCCTCGAGGGAAAGGTCTCCTACGTGCGGGTGGCGGCCCTCACCACGCCGGAGGATGCCCTTGCGAGGCGGGCGCGGCGGGATCCCGGCTCGCTCACCGACAGGGAGTGGGATCTCTGGTACTGCACGGCCTACGTGGGGGCCATCGCATACCAACTGGAGGAGGCGATTCCGAATGCCCGGGTCTCGCCCGTCTGGCAGGTGGCGGCCGGCCAGGGCGAGATCATGACCAAGGTACAGTTCTTCCTCGGGGTGATCACCATCGTGGCCACCATCGCGGCGGCCCTCGGAATCTCCTCCATCATGACCACCGTGGTGCTCGAGCGGTCGCGGGAGATCGGATTGATGAAGGCCCTGGGCGCACCACGCTTCCTCATCCTCTCCCAGTTCTACGTGGAGGCGGGGGTCATCGGCCTCCTGGGAGGGGCCATGGGCTGGGCACTCGGGTACGGGATGAGCGGAGTACTCTCCCTGCAGCTCTTCGGAAGAGGGGTGGGGTTCAGACCTGTTGCCATCCCCCTCGTGCTCCTCACCTCCCTCTTCTGCTCGCTCTTCGGGACCTGGTTCCCCTCGCGGATGATAGAGCGGATACGTCCTGCGGAGGTCCTCCATGGTTCGAAGTAG